A portion of the Apteryx mantelli isolate bAptMan1 chromosome 29, bAptMan1.hap1, whole genome shotgun sequence genome contains these proteins:
- the MTHFD2 gene encoding bifunctional methylenetetrahydrofolate dehydrogenase/cyclohydrolase, mitochondrial isoform X2 gives MATALGPLRALGRAAQGPGGGRLLLLLPRGRRLHLTAPSNDAVVISGRKLARQIRQEARHEVEQWVAAGNKRPHLSVVLVGENPASHSYVLNKTKAAADVGISSETILKPASITEEELLDLISKLNNDANVDGLLVQLPLPEHIDERKICNAVTPDKDVDGFHVINVGRMCLDQYSMLPATPWGVWEIIKRTGIPTLGKNVVVAGRSKNVGMPIAMLLHTDGRHERPGGDATVTISHRYTPKEQLKQHTIRADIVVAAAGVKKKASYITPVPGGVGPMTVAMLMKNTIIAAKKLLQPKELKALTV, from the exons ATGGCAACCGCGCTGGGCCCGCTCCgcgccctgggccgcgccgcgcagggccccggcggcggccgcctccttcttctcctgccgcggggccgccgcctgcACCTCACGGCGCCCAG CAATGATGCGGTTGTAATTTCTGGAAGGAAGCTGGCCCGGCAAATCAGACAGGAAGCCCGACATGAGGTGGAACAGTGGgtggcagctgggaacaagagaCCTCACCTCAGTGTTGTTCTGGTCGGTGAAAATCCTGCAAGCCACTCCTACGTACTgaacaaaaccaaggcagctgctGATGTAG GAATCAGCAGTGAAACAATCCTCAAGCCAGCTTCTATTACTGAAGAGGAGCTACTGGATTTGATTAGCAAGCTGAATAACGATGCCAATGTGGATGGCCTGTTAGTGCAGCTTCCTTTGCCTG AACATATTGACGAGCGAAAGATTTGCAATGCTGTGACCCCAGACAAAGACGTTGATGGCTTTCACGTGATAAACGTGGGGCGCATGTGCCTAGACCAGTACTCCATGCTGCCGGCTACCCCGTGGGGGGTGTGGGAGATCATTAAGAGAACTG GCATCCCGACGCTGGGGAAGAACGTGGTGGTGGCTGGCAGGTCGAAGAACGTGGGAATGCCCATTGCCATGTTGCTGCATACGGATGGCAGGCACGAGCGCCCAGGAG GTGATGCCACAGTGACAATATCTCACCGCTACACTCCCAAGGAGCAGCTGAAGCAACACACGATTCGGGCTGATATTGTGGTAGCAGCAGCAG GGGTGAAGAAGAAAGCCAGCTACATCACTCCAGTCCCCGGGGGAGTTGGGCCCATGACAGTTGCCATGCTGATGAAGAACACCATCATTGCTGCCAAGAAGCTGTTGCAACCCAAAGAGCTGAAAGCACTAACTGTTTAA
- the MTHFD2 gene encoding bifunctional methylenetetrahydrofolate dehydrogenase/cyclohydrolase, mitochondrial isoform X1 codes for MATALGPLRALGRAAQGPGGGRLLLLLPRGRRLHLTAPSNDAVVISGRKLARQIRQEARHEVEQWVAAGNKRPHLSVVLVGENPASHSYVLNKTKAAADVGISSETILKPASITEEELLDLISKLNNDANVDGLLVQLPLPEHIDERKICNAVTPDKDVDGFHVINVGRMCLDQYSMLPATPWGVWEIIKRTGIPTLGKNVVVAGRSKNVGMPIAMLLHTDGRHERPGGDATVTISHRYTPKEQLKQHTIRADIVVAAAGIPNLITADMIKEGAAVIDVGITRVQDPVTAKPKLVGDVDFEGVKKKASYITPVPGGVGPMTVAMLMKNTIIAAKKLLQPKELKALTV; via the exons ATGGCAACCGCGCTGGGCCCGCTCCgcgccctgggccgcgccgcgcagggccccggcggcggccgcctccttcttctcctgccgcggggccgccgcctgcACCTCACGGCGCCCAG CAATGATGCGGTTGTAATTTCTGGAAGGAAGCTGGCCCGGCAAATCAGACAGGAAGCCCGACATGAGGTGGAACAGTGGgtggcagctgggaacaagagaCCTCACCTCAGTGTTGTTCTGGTCGGTGAAAATCCTGCAAGCCACTCCTACGTACTgaacaaaaccaaggcagctgctGATGTAG GAATCAGCAGTGAAACAATCCTCAAGCCAGCTTCTATTACTGAAGAGGAGCTACTGGATTTGATTAGCAAGCTGAATAACGATGCCAATGTGGATGGCCTGTTAGTGCAGCTTCCTTTGCCTG AACATATTGACGAGCGAAAGATTTGCAATGCTGTGACCCCAGACAAAGACGTTGATGGCTTTCACGTGATAAACGTGGGGCGCATGTGCCTAGACCAGTACTCCATGCTGCCGGCTACCCCGTGGGGGGTGTGGGAGATCATTAAGAGAACTG GCATCCCGACGCTGGGGAAGAACGTGGTGGTGGCTGGCAGGTCGAAGAACGTGGGAATGCCCATTGCCATGTTGCTGCATACGGATGGCAGGCACGAGCGCCCAGGAG GTGATGCCACAGTGACAATATCTCACCGCTACACTCCCAAGGAGCAGCTGAAGCAACACACGATTCGGGCTGATATTGTGGTAGCAGCAGCAG gCATACCCAATCTGATCACAGCTGACATGATCAAAGAAGGAGCCGCAGTTATTGATGTGGGCATAACTAGAGTGCAGGATCCTGTCACTGCCAAACCAAaactggttggagatgtggaTTTTGAAG GGGTGAAGAAGAAAGCCAGCTACATCACTCCAGTCCCCGGGGGAGTTGGGCCCATGACAGTTGCCATGCTGATGAAGAACACCATCATTGCTGCCAAGAAGCTGTTGCAACCCAAAGAGCTGAAAGCACTAACTGTTTAA